From the genome of Methylocystis echinoides:
TTGGCTTCTTCGGCGCGGCCATAGCGATGGCCGAAGTCCCGCAGCGCCTTCATCCAGGTTTTCTCGACGAACTGGAACAGGCCGCTGGCGGAAGAGGTCCGCGCCTTGGCCGTGGTGTGGAAATTCGATTCCTTGTCGGCGATGGCCATCAGCAGCGCCGGGTCCATTTCCGTCCGGTTCGCGGCCTCTACAACGCGCTCGACGATCGTCTGATGCACTTTGACCGGACCGAAGCGCATGACGCCGGCCGCGTCGGCGCTCCCGTCGTCCTTGCCGAACAGTCGGTGCGCCCAGGTCAACGCCGCTTGCTCGAGCGAGAAATCGCTGTCGAGCGCCGACTCGTCGTCGCGCGCGACATCCACGAGGGGACTTCCGATCGGGCGTTGTTTCGGAACCCGGCTGAGCTTCTCGTAATAGGGCGCGTCGCTGCGCTGGATGGTGAGGCTCAGGGCCGCGAGCGTCGACAGAACGGCGCCAACGCAAATGGTCCGGAGAAGAAGATAGAACGAACGGCTGGCGCGCATCAGCGCCCAACGGTCGCCCAAACTCATTCGACGCGCGGACTCATTGGCGGGATGCGTCAGATCCGTCATACCCCACATAAGCTCCCTGGCTCCGCGAACTGCGGCTCAATCAAGAGCTTACGTGTGAGTAACGGCGAAAGCGCGACGCTGATGGCCACGCCCGCGCCACATTGGCTAACAGCCAAGCTGATGATAAGTAATTGAAAATATGGTAAATTTTAAATTAACAGCCGAGGCGGTCCCGCCTCGGCCACAATTACGCCACGACGCGAGCGCGTCCCCGCGTCACAACGAGATTTTCGAGAGAAGGCTTTGAATCAGGTGATAATCTGGCCCCGCGACCGGCGTCGTGCGTGACAGGAAGTCGACGGGCTTGCCGTCCTCCAGCCCATAGTCGGCGATGCGCGTCACCTTGCGCGACTTGTCGAAATAGACCGCCATGACGCGCTGGTCGGTGATCTTCTGCGGCATGAAGGCGAGAGAGCGTTCGACGCGCTGGCTCACGTAATACCAGGCGTCGCCGCCGATGGTGGAGGTCGTAGAGGGCGTGCCGAGCGCCTGCATCACCTGCGGCGCCGTCATGCCGGGCTTCACCTGCTCGGCTCTGCGCGTGTCGATCACCGCGCCACGATTGACGACGCCGTCATAGCCGATGCAGCCAGCAAGCGACGCCGCGAGGGCGAAAGCCGCTGCGGCCCTTACAACCGCCGCGCTCGAAGCGCTTACGGAAAGAATGCCCAAGGCCTGCCTCGCCATAGTGTTCTCCAAGCTCTATCGCGCAACGCCCGAGGGCTCGCGCGTCCGTCTGAAGCGATGGGGTCTGCCTAGCCTCCGATCCGCGCGAAAGCAAGCCGCTCGTCGCCGGCGGCCGCAAGTCGGGCGCGAAGTCTGGCGCGCGGGCGGCGTTGCACGTATCTAAATCGTTTGAACGCCGGGGGAGGAGAAAAATGACAGACAACAGGCACGGCGGCGACAGAGCAGCCTCCGACGCATCGCCGCTCTCTCGTCCACTCGCGGCGGCGGAGGTCCCGCCGGAGGGGCTCGACGTCGACATTGTCGCTTCCGGAGAAGAACGCGACGCGCTCGCAAGGCTCAACGCCCTCGCCGCTGTCCTCGGTCTCTCGGCCACGCTGCGCGTGCGGCGCTGGCGCGGCGACGGTCTCGAAGTCCTGGGAGAGCTGCGCGCGCGGGTGCGCCAGACCTGCGTCCTGACCCTCGAGGAATTCGACGCCGACATTGTCGAACCGATCGAGCTTCGTTTCGCCCCGCCGCG
Proteins encoded in this window:
- a CDS encoding outer membrane protein assembly factor BamE; amino-acid sequence: MARQALGILSVSASSAAVVRAAAAFALAASLAGCIGYDGVVNRGAVIDTRRAEQVKPGMTAPQVMQALGTPSTTSTIGGDAWYYVSQRVERSLAFMPQKITDQRVMAVYFDKSRKVTRIADYGLEDGKPVDFLSRTTPVAGPDYHLIQSLLSKISL
- a CDS encoding DUF177 domain-containing protein; the protein is MTDNRHGGDRAASDASPLSRPLAAAEVPPEGLDVDIVASGEERDALARLNALAAVLGLSATLRVRRWRGDGLEVLGELRARVRQTCVLTLEEFDADIVEPIELRFAPPREAPRPRSRRHEAEPESLDHDALGEDPPDTLIGGVVDLGGVVSEFLTLALDPYPHKPGAAFAEPAPEDASPVVSPFAQLRRRREEPPAGG
- a CDS encoding transglycosylase SLT domain-containing protein — protein: MTDLTHPANESARRMSLGDRWALMRASRSFYLLLRTICVGAVLSTLAALSLTIQRSDAPYYEKLSRVPKQRPIGSPLVDVARDDESALDSDFSLEQAALTWAHRLFGKDDGSADAAGVMRFGPVKVHQTIVERVVEAANRTEMDPALLMAIADKESNFHTTAKARTSSASGLFQFVEKTWMKALRDFGHRYGRAEEAKAIAEEAAPRQQRAKILNLRNDPYLSAALAAEMLKKDSAKIAEKIGRPLTAGETYLIHFLGPEDTERFMKAMVESPAMSAAALLPKPARANKPIFYEQQGRRLKDRTVSEVHEAFEAMMDQRTSRYGDVAAKLPAGVTAYTD